The DNA segment CGACCTCGGGGCCCGAACAGTCGGCCAGCTCTGCGGAACGACCGGCACGAACGACATCACCGACGCGTCGGTGGCAGTCACCGCCCGCCAACGCGAATTGCGCGTGATCACGTCCGACCCCGACGACATCCGCCGCATCGACAGCCGTATCGACATCGTCGCGGTCTAGTTCGTCGACTGGTCAGACCAGTTGATGTCTGGCTACAGTTGGCCGCGTGAACCTGGCACCGGTGGCGCGTCGGTCGGTGGTCGACGGCGCCTACGAACAACTGGCGGCGGAGATCCTCGACGGCCGGCTCGTGCCCGGCGAGGTCCTGCCGGCGGAACGAGCCCTCACCGAGCTGCTGGGCGTCAACCGGCAAGCCGTCCGCGAAGCGCTGCAGCGGCTGGCGCAAGACGGCCTCGTCACGATCCAGCACGGCGGCGCCACGCGGGTGCGCGAATTCCGGCAGACGGGGGCGCTGCACCTGCTGCCGCGCTTGGTGCTGTCCGCCGATGGGAAGGTCGACCGCAGCGTGATCCGCTCCGTGATCGAGATGCGCCTCGCCATCGGTCCAGACGTCGCTCGGCTCGCCGCGCAACGGGCGCGGCCCGAGCATCTGGCGCGCGTCGCCGACGCCGCCGCGGTGCTCGACGACGGATCGGTGCCGGCGGTCCGTCGCAGCCACGTCAACCTCGACCTGTGGGACGCGCTGGTGGACGCATCGGACAACATCGCTTACCGCTTCGCCTACAACAGCCTGCGGGCGTCGTTCGAGCCCGTCGCCGGTTTCGTCGCCGACTACCTGACGAGTGAGCTCGACGACGTGAAGGGTCGCCGCCGCCTGCTGACGGCGGTGCGCGACGGCAAGCCCGAAGCCGCCGAAGCCGCAGCGCGCAAACTGCTGGCGGCGTCGAGCGCCGCGCTCACCGGGTTGGTGGCGCAGTTGCCCGAGGAGTTCGTCAAATGACGGCGACCACCTACGAGTATCCCGACTCGCAGAGCCTGGCGAGCCACGCCCGGCTGTTCCTGCGCCACACGCCGCCGCGCCTCATCATCCTGGCGCTGACCGCCGCCGTCGTCTATCGGGCCACGCTCGGCGGCTGGGGCTGGCGCGACCTGCTCGGTCCGGTGATCATCACCGCCCTCGAGCCGTTCACCGAGTGGACGGTCCACATCGTCTTGTTGCACTTCCGCCCCCGCACGATCGCCGGGCGCATGCTCGACCCGTATGTCGCGCGCAAGCACCGCGAGCATCATCAGGCGCCGCGGCGCGTCTCGCTCGTGCTGCTGCCGACGCGGGTGGTCTCGATCATGCTGCCGACCGCCGCGATCATCGCGGTGGCCCTCGGACAGGGCAAGCCCTCGTCGTACACCACGCTGGCGTTCGCTTACCTCATGCTGCTCGCCTACGAGTGGACGCACTTCCTGATCCACTCGAAGTACCGGCCGCGCCGCTGGTACTACAAGACGATCTGGCGCAACCACCGCAATCACCACTTCCGCAACGAGCACTACTGGTTCGGCGTGACGAGCGACGTCGGCGACCGCCTGCTGCGCACCGCCCCCGAACGTGATGCTGTTCCCGTGTCGCCGACGGCGAAGGATCTGGCCGCGGCCTGGGATTGACTCAGCTGGCGTAGGCGAGTTGCGTCGGCGGCGGTGTCGCGAGGAAGCGGCGGAACTTCGCGGTGGTTGCCACGCGGCCGGAGTCGTCGACGGTCAAGGCTTCGACGCCGAGGCCGACGACGGTACCGAACCCGTCGCCGCGCAGCAGCAACGTCTTGGCCAGCACCTCGGCCATCCACGCATGACCGGCGACGACCGAGGCGGTGTTCACGACGCTGGCCGACGGGACGCCGGTGTGGGGATCGATGAGGTGATGGGCGTCGCCGGCCGCGGTGTGCCAGCGGCGCCGCAGCGTGGTCGACGTGGCGACGGCG comes from the Acidimicrobiales bacterium genome and includes:
- a CDS encoding GntR family transcriptional regulator, which gives rise to MNLAPVARRSVVDGAYEQLAAEILDGRLVPGEVLPAERALTELLGVNRQAVREALQRLAQDGLVTIQHGGATRVREFRQTGALHLLPRLVLSADGKVDRSVIRSVIEMRLAIGPDVARLAAQRARPEHLARVADAAAVLDDGSVPAVRRSHVNLDLWDALVDASDNIAYRFAYNSLRASFEPVAGFVADYLTSELDDVKGRRRLLTAVRDGKPEAAEAAARKLLAASSAALTGLVAQLPEEFVK
- a CDS encoding sterol desaturase family protein, with the translated sequence MTATTYEYPDSQSLASHARLFLRHTPPRLIILALTAAVVYRATLGGWGWRDLLGPVIITALEPFTEWTVHIVLLHFRPRTIAGRMLDPYVARKHREHHQAPRRVSLVLLPTRVVSIMLPTAAIIAVALGQGKPSSYTTLAFAYLMLLAYEWTHFLIHSKYRPRRWYYKTIWRNHRNHHFRNEHYWFGVTSDVGDRLLRTAPERDAVPVSPTAKDLAAAWD